Genomic DNA from Leptotrichia wadei:
AAATAAACTGTCACCAGAATAAAAAAACAGATAATTCACTGTTGCCAGTATTATTTCAATACCAATCCAGAGAACTGCCGCAAAAATGCCAGTTATAACAAAATTTGAAAATACTGACTGCAAATACTTTTCTCTACTCTCCTTTTTTCTCAAAATAGGAATTAATAAAAACAGAACTATTGAAATTGGAATCAATGTAAAATAATAGATGTTGTAATAATCATTAGTCCGTAAATACTCTACATAAAAAATAACTGATACAACAAATGTTAAAACTGAATAAGCACCTCTAACTAGCCATCTATTTTTTTTATAAAAATATTTTTCATAAAGCATTTCAAACATTGCCGTAATAAAAATGCTTCCAAACAAAAGAAGATTAACTTCAACAAATTCATCAGACTGAAAACTTCTAACCTCAGCTATGTATATACCTGTAATAAAATGCATAAAAGCTAGTATAATCGTTACTGGAAATCGCTCAAATCCACTTTTAAAATGCAAAAGCAGTTTTTTTACATTTTCTTTAATTTTTTTCATAAAAATCACCTCTTATCATATTTCAATTTCTTTCCCAAAATTAAATAAATAGAGAAAATTATTTATTTCACAATAATAATAACATATTTTCATTAAAAAAAATGAGAAAATTATTTTAATTGCTTGTTTCCACCTCTAAAAATTTTATTTAATGATAAAATTTAAATTTTAATTTTTTTATCTTTTAAATAACAAATCAATATGATATAATTTATCATAAAATACAAGTTTCATTATTTAAGTGGCAGATTTTGAAAAAATCATTAAATAATATAATCAAAAGGGGGATTATTATGAAAATAAAATATGTCATTATTTTTGTAATGCTGTTAATTGTGGGGAATTTTTTAAGACTTTTAATTGAGGATAAAAATACTCCTGAAATTGAAATTAGTAGGGAAAAAAATTATAAAAAAGATAAGGTCAAGAAAGATACTGATTTGACAAAAAGTAATGTAAAATTTGATATTAACAGTATTGAGTATAAAGATTTACTAAAGCTGGGGATTAATAAGAATAAGGCTGAAAAATTTGTGAAATATCGGGATGAAGTTGGGATTATTAAAGATATTAATGAAGTAAAGAATGTTTCTGGATTTGGAAAGTCAGGGCTGGAAATTGCTCAGAAATTTTTGTTTGTGGATGATGAAAAGATACAAAATCCTAGACAGAATTATGGACGTGAAATAACGAAATATAATATTAATAAATTAAATGAAAAGGAATTAAAAAAAATAGGATTTGCAAATAAAGAAATAAAAAAATTGCTTCCTGAAACTGAAAAAAATAATATAAAATCAAATGTAGATTTGGAAAAGATTATTGGGAAAGAACGTTATTTGGAAATTGAAGATAAAATAAAATTTATAGAATAAATATACTTAAATTAGTTAATATTATTAATTAATTTAAAGAAGTGTTGCTCAAATAGGTAAAAAAATTAAATAACATTTTATTTATTTTATAACAAGGCTTAATTCCTTGTTAAATCGAAGCTACTGTTTGAATAAAACTTATGTTCAGTAAAAAAATTCTATAATTATTTTTTTATTAAATTTGTCACTTAAATAATTTTATTTGTATTATTTCATTGAATAGTTATAAATTTTAAATTGTATATTTAATACTGGTATCCATTTAAAAAATAAAAATTAAGTAATAATAGTTTACAATAAGCAAAAGAAGCAAAACTTCTGTTAAAAAGTAGTAAAAAACATGAAAATTAAAATAAAAAAAACTGTATTTACAGAATTTTGCAGATTTTTATAATGATTAATAAATCTAATATTTTAACAAAAAATAATACGAAAATTATATGGATTTAAAATTACAATAAAACAAATATTGTAAAATAATAAATTGGTTTCGTTACTAAACAAAAATATTAATAAAAAAGAAAGGAATTTGATTATTTTTTTAAAATAAAATAAAAAAAATGAGTTTATTATCAGATATTGCAGTACCAATTGCAAAATTGGTAAATATGAAAAAATATAGGGAAAAGGATTTTTTAAATCCAAGAAGAGATACAGATTTTTTGAATAAAAACAATTTTGACAAGTCACTTACTACTGATGAACAGTTTATTGATGGATATCAAATCTTAACAGTTTATTCAGAAAAAAGCTGTAACAAACATATTATTTTCCTGCACGGCGGGGCTTATGTCATGCGTGCTGTCCGAGGGCATAAAAATATTATTGAAAAATTGGTGAAAAAGTATTATTTGAAAGTTACCTTTATTGATTATCCACTTGCTCCTGAAAATACTGTGGAAAAAGCACATAAAGTTGTAATGGAAGCCTACAAGGAAATAACAAAAAAATATCAAAGCGATAAATTTTA
This window encodes:
- a CDS encoding helix-hairpin-helix domain-containing protein; translated protein: MKIKYVIIFVMLLIVGNFLRLLIEDKNTPEIEISREKNYKKDKVKKDTDLTKSNVKFDINSIEYKDLLKLGINKNKAEKFVKYRDEVGIIKDINEVKNVSGFGKSGLEIAQKFLFVDDEKIQNPRQNYGREITKYNINKLNEKELKKIGFANKEIKKLLPETEKNNIKSNVDLEKIIGKERYLEIEDKIKFIE